From Bacteroidota bacterium, a single genomic window includes:
- a CDS encoding NAD(P)H-hydrate dehydratase, with the protein MPKLPTSTMLPALTATAMREADRFTIEALGIPGFTLMESAGRAVLPAILKQFNITLSELAGWQVLCLCGKGNNGGDGLVVARVLASAGAQVNIWLIAPAEELSPESKTNLAILEKLVEQDASLRLSIHVMQASEALPPDGSYNLIVDALLGTGVSRPLRASYVAVVNWINAQSAPVIALDIPTGLHTDSGIVLGAAVRADLTVTMGALKTGLLCNEGPAHAGQVEVAEIGIPRIALDRAADLHACPYVTTRKAVASWLPKRSRNTHKYAEGMAVVVAGDAGMAGAATLAATVAARSGAGAVLCAAPKALQPVLATKLTEVMTLGLPTTQDGIDGKGALSLLADHEKKATALLVGCGMGKKSLTQNFIRNLVHKTTLPTIIDADGLNAFVGYTDTFKDLRQPVVLTPHWGEFRKLTGVEDAKADRLKLAHQYATAWNCVLVLKGAPTVVGTPEGALFISPIVNPALATAGSGDVLAGLCVGLLAQGLTPVQSALAALYLGGEAANHYTQHNHPATMLASDLIAHFNIIMNAYKS; encoded by the coding sequence ATGCCGAAGCTGCCAACAAGTACCATGTTGCCGGCCTTGACTGCAACTGCCATGCGGGAAGCAGATCGGTTTACCATAGAAGCACTTGGCATCCCGGGCTTCACCCTCATGGAATCAGCCGGCCGTGCTGTACTGCCGGCTATCTTGAAGCAGTTCAACATAACCTTGTCGGAATTGGCAGGCTGGCAAGTACTCTGCCTCTGTGGGAAAGGGAATAACGGCGGCGACGGACTCGTGGTAGCACGTGTACTGGCGAGCGCCGGCGCACAGGTCAACATATGGCTGATTGCGCCAGCTGAAGAACTCTCCCCTGAAAGCAAAACCAACCTCGCCATTCTCGAAAAACTGGTCGAGCAGGACGCGTCGCTACGTTTGAGTATCCATGTAATGCAAGCATCTGAAGCATTGCCACCGGATGGCTCTTACAACCTGATTGTCGATGCTTTACTCGGTACGGGCGTTTCACGGCCATTGCGCGCCAGCTATGTTGCGGTTGTGAATTGGATCAATGCGCAATCGGCCCCTGTCATTGCACTAGACATCCCAACAGGCCTCCACACCGACTCGGGCATTGTGCTCGGTGCTGCGGTCAGGGCCGACCTTACGGTAACCATGGGTGCACTTAAAACTGGCCTGTTGTGCAACGAAGGCCCGGCACACGCGGGCCAGGTTGAGGTTGCTGAAATCGGGATTCCACGGATAGCACTGGACCGCGCAGCAGATTTGCATGCGTGCCCCTATGTAACCACACGCAAAGCCGTGGCTTCCTGGTTACCCAAACGGTCTAGAAACACCCACAAATATGCTGAAGGGATGGCGGTGGTAGTTGCGGGCGATGCCGGCATGGCCGGCGCAGCAACCCTTGCCGCAACCGTTGCTGCACGCAGTGGGGCCGGCGCAGTGCTTTGCGCAGCCCCCAAAGCCTTACAACCCGTTCTGGCTACCAAACTGACGGAGGTCATGACCCTTGGCCTTCCCACAACACAAGACGGCATCGACGGCAAAGGAGCCCTTTCATTGCTTGCCGATCACGAGAAAAAGGCAACAGCCTTGCTGGTAGGATGTGGCATGGGAAAGAAATCGTTAACGCAGAATTTCATCCGCAACCTCGTCCATAAAACCACGTTACCCACCATTATCGATGCGGATGGCCTCAATGCATTTGTCGGGTATACCGATACATTCAAGGACTTGCGGCAGCCTGTAGTCCTGACGCCACACTGGGGAGAGTTCAGAAAACTGACTGGTGTCGAAGATGCCAAAGCAGACCGGCTCAAGCTTGCACATCAATACGCAACAGCGTGGAATTGCGTACTGGTATTGAAAGGAGCGCCAACGGTAGTAGGTACACCCGAAGGGGCGCTTTTTATCAGTCCGATTGTGAACCCGGCCCTTGCTACGGCAGGCAGTGGCGACGTGCTTGCCGGCCTCTGTGTGGGGCTCCTTGCGCAAGGACTTACTCCTGTACAATCGGCCCTGGCGGCCCTCTATCTCGGCGGAGAGGCTGCCAACCATTATACGCAACACAATCATCCGGCCACGATGCTGGCTTCCGATCTGATTGCACACTTCAATATCATTATGAACGCTTACAAATCCTGA
- a CDS encoding VanZ family protein — MLRRYALAIGWTLLILAGCSIPGNDIPDVGFDLFEQDKLIHFTFFLVYGLLWSRALPDTVPGKFAWVGISGILYGVGTEIYQGMLPWDRTPDPMDAMANMTGLLIAILYYGLRK; from the coding sequence ATGTTGCGTCGTTACGCGCTTGCAATCGGATGGACCCTCTTGATCCTGGCCGGCTGCTCCATTCCAGGCAATGACATTCCCGACGTAGGGTTTGATCTGTTTGAACAGGACAAGTTAATCCATTTCACTTTTTTCCTCGTCTACGGATTACTCTGGTCCCGGGCATTGCCCGACACAGTGCCTGGGAAGTTTGCCTGGGTTGGCATTTCAGGGATTCTGTACGGTGTGGGCACAGAAATATACCAGGGCATGTTACCCTGGGACCGTACCCCCGACCCTATGGATGCCATGGCAAACATGACAGGGTTGCTTATCGCCATTCTCTATTACGGACTACGAAAGTAG